A genomic stretch from Catenulispora sp. GP43 includes:
- a CDS encoding SigE family RNA polymerase sigma factor yields the protein MREPERDAEFVEFARARAPWLRKVAYLLCGDWHRADDLVQASMLKLYIGWHRAGQVENVDGYARRTLINTFLAEQRGPWWQRVVNHQREPDPEMLADARSATALDLDAALDLRTALAALPPKQRAAVVLRHYCDLSVEQTAEILRCSTGTVKSQTARGLRSLRVRLAASGDDTMEGRGL from the coding sequence ATGAGAGAACCGGAGCGGGACGCCGAGTTCGTCGAGTTCGCCAGGGCCAGAGCCCCGTGGCTGCGCAAGGTGGCGTATCTGCTGTGCGGGGACTGGCATCGCGCCGACGACCTCGTGCAGGCGAGCATGCTGAAGCTCTACATCGGCTGGCACCGGGCCGGGCAGGTCGAGAACGTCGACGGCTACGCGCGGCGGACCTTGATCAACACGTTCCTGGCCGAGCAGCGCGGGCCGTGGTGGCAGCGGGTCGTCAACCACCAGCGGGAGCCGGATCCGGAGATGCTGGCCGACGCACGCTCGGCGACGGCCCTGGATCTGGACGCCGCTCTGGACCTGCGCACCGCGCTGGCGGCGCTGCCGCCGAAACAGCGTGCGGCGGTGGTCCTGCGCCACTACTGCGACCTGTCGGTGGAGCAGACCGCTGAGATCCTGCGGTGCTCGACAGGCACCGTCAAGAGCCAGACCGCGCGCGGGCTGAGATCGCTGCGGGTCCGTCTGGCGGCATCCGGCGACGACACCATGGAAGGACGAGGACTGTGA
- a CDS encoding DUF6412 domain-containing protein, with the protein MTHRAAAAASLLAAVATLLALVGGQNTAVLVASATALALLAATLRRSAFAVLMAGTAVAAQTAAAARSSLRDTAFLPQRDPDADGKPHPRAPGSDPATV; encoded by the coding sequence GTGACGCACCGAGCAGCGGCCGCCGCGAGCCTGCTCGCCGCCGTCGCCACGCTCCTGGCGCTGGTCGGCGGCCAGAACACGGCCGTGCTCGTCGCCTCGGCGACCGCCCTGGCGCTGCTCGCTGCGACACTTCGCCGCAGCGCCTTCGCGGTGCTGATGGCCGGGACCGCCGTGGCCGCGCAGACCGCCGCCGCCGCGCGCTCCTCGTTGCGCGACACCGCGTTCCTGCCGCAACGCGACCCCGACGCGGATGGCAAACCTCACCCCCGAGCACCGGGATCGGACCCCGCGACCGTCTGA
- a CDS encoding YidC/Oxa1 family membrane protein insertase, with translation MSLYTLLTPAIVAAYHAVTGLSLMLVPVLGGLGPAAAIVMFTAAVRLCLHPLNRAQMTAQLAAQKQRAALAPAVAKLQRKYKNDPLRVQRETVELYRANGVKLVPGIGLGLVQIPVFIVVYRLFVAPTIGGHRNALLGDRLFGVGLGSHLRDAFSGAGSSVVLGHVAVFAVLIAALAVLATWSSRRMRNSATTDAAPKFMTLMPYFSVLGAVVLPLASSLYVATTTLWTLVERRRLVAPAQS, from the coding sequence ATGTCGCTCTACACCCTGCTCACGCCTGCCATCGTCGCCGCCTACCACGCCGTGACCGGCCTGTCCCTCATGCTCGTCCCCGTCCTCGGCGGCCTCGGACCGGCCGCCGCGATCGTCATGTTCACCGCCGCCGTCCGCCTGTGCCTGCACCCGCTGAACCGCGCGCAGATGACCGCCCAGTTGGCTGCGCAGAAGCAGCGCGCCGCGCTGGCGCCAGCCGTGGCGAAGCTTCAGCGCAAGTACAAGAACGACCCGCTGCGCGTCCAGCGCGAGACCGTCGAGCTCTACCGGGCCAACGGGGTGAAGCTGGTGCCCGGCATCGGCCTCGGGCTGGTGCAGATCCCGGTGTTCATCGTGGTGTACCGGCTCTTCGTGGCGCCGACCATCGGGGGGCACCGCAACGCGCTGCTCGGCGACCGGCTGTTCGGCGTCGGCCTCGGCTCGCACCTGCGCGACGCCTTCAGCGGCGCGGGCTCCTCAGTGGTGCTCGGTCACGTCGCCGTGTTCGCGGTGCTGATCGCGGCGCTCGCCGTCCTCGCGACGTGGTCTTCGCGCCGGATGCGGAACAGCGCCACGACCGACGCGGCTCCGAAGTTCATGACCCTGATGCCGTACTTCTCGGTGCTGGGCGCGGTCGTGCTCCCGCTGGCCAGCAGCCTCTACGTGGCGACCACGACCTTGTGGACGCTCGTGGAACGGCGCCGCCTGGTCGCGCCTGCTCAGTCCTGA
- a CDS encoding DinB family protein codes for MTEERANLLRYLQNQRGHILGALEGLDEETLRRPILPSGWTCLALVSHLTYDDERFWFRGVIARDQEVIDAVQRREPNGWKQDSDLPAEEVFARYRAEAALADAVLAECDLDAAPTWWPEYVFGTWRLDSVRQIVLHHITETATHAGHLDVVRELVDGTQWVVQD; via the coding sequence GTGACCGAAGAGCGCGCGAACCTCCTCCGCTACCTCCAGAACCAACGCGGGCACATCCTCGGCGCCCTGGAGGGCCTGGACGAGGAGACGCTGCGCCGGCCGATCCTGCCGTCCGGCTGGACCTGCCTGGCGCTGGTGAGCCACCTGACGTACGACGACGAGCGGTTCTGGTTCCGCGGCGTCATCGCGCGCGACCAGGAGGTCATCGACGCGGTGCAGCGCCGGGAACCCAACGGCTGGAAGCAGGACTCTGACCTCCCGGCCGAGGAGGTCTTCGCGCGCTACCGCGCCGAGGCCGCGCTCGCGGACGCGGTGCTGGCCGAGTGCGATCTGGACGCGGCGCCGACGTGGTGGCCGGAGTACGTGTTCGGGACGTGGCGGCTGGACTCGGTGCGGCAGATCGTCCTGCACCACATCACCGAGACCGCGACGCACGCGGGACACCTGGATGTGGTGCGGGAACTGGTCGACGGCACCCAGTGGGTCGTTCAGGACTGA
- a CDS encoding metal ABC transporter solute-binding protein, Zn/Mn family yields the protein MSTSLKRAAGGLLAVGAAAALAAGCSTKSAAPAAGSGAGSGSGSGSKIAVVAAENFWGSIALQLGGTHVVETSIITNPDTDPHSYEATPNDAKLIAGAQLFIQNGIGYDTSWAPKLVSANPASGRDVLTVGDVVGLKDGDNPHQWYSHDSVYKVIDAIVAEYKKLDPADAAYFDTQKQTFETTTLAPYNQLESEIKATYAGTPIGASESIVSPLADSLGLKMATPYSFLKDISEGNDPSVADKTAIDGQIKGRQIKVYVYNSQNSTPDIAAQVSEAKAAGIPVTTVTETLSPASATFQDWMVGELQGLKAALAQATGH from the coding sequence ATGTCCACGAGCCTGAAGCGCGCGGCCGGCGGCCTGCTGGCGGTCGGTGCGGCGGCGGCGCTGGCCGCGGGCTGCTCGACCAAGTCTGCGGCGCCCGCGGCCGGGAGCGGGGCCGGAAGCGGGAGCGGGAGCGGGTCGAAGATCGCGGTGGTCGCCGCGGAGAACTTCTGGGGGTCGATCGCGCTGCAACTCGGCGGAACGCACGTGGTCGAGACGTCGATCATCACCAACCCCGACACCGACCCGCACTCCTACGAGGCCACCCCCAACGACGCCAAGCTCATCGCCGGCGCGCAGCTGTTCATCCAGAACGGCATCGGCTACGACACCTCCTGGGCCCCCAAACTGGTCTCCGCCAACCCCGCCTCCGGCCGCGACGTCCTGACGGTCGGCGACGTCGTGGGCCTCAAGGACGGCGACAACCCGCACCAGTGGTACTCCCACGACAGCGTCTACAAGGTCATCGACGCCATCGTCGCCGAGTACAAGAAGCTCGACCCGGCCGACGCCGCCTACTTCGACACCCAGAAGCAGACCTTCGAGACCACCACGCTGGCCCCCTACAACCAGCTCGAGTCCGAGATCAAGGCCACCTACGCCGGCACCCCGATCGGCGCCTCGGAGTCCATCGTCTCCCCGCTGGCCGACTCCCTCGGCCTGAAGATGGCGACGCCGTACTCCTTCCTGAAGGACATCTCCGAGGGCAACGACCCCTCGGTCGCGGACAAGACCGCCATCGACGGCCAGATCAAGGGCAGGCAGATCAAGGTCTACGTCTACAACTCCCAGAACTCCACCCCTGACATCGCCGCTCAGGTGAGTGAGGCCAAGGCCGCCGGGATCCCGGTGACCACCGTGACCGAGACCCTCTCCCCGGCGTCCGCCACCTTCCAGGACTGGATGGTCGGCGAACTGCAGGGGCTGAAGGCGGCGCTCGCGCAGGCGACAGGACACTGA
- a CDS encoding metal ABC transporter ATP-binding protein produces the protein MTDSRLCAAGNDPVAVVELRGASAAVGGRTLWGGVDLTVECGEFVAVLGPNGVGKSTLIKVLLGVLPAAAGEVRVLGQRPGGAGAQIGYLPQRRSFDASLRIRGIDVVRLGLDGDRWGVPLPGTGRFGARRRAGQARVEEVIELVGASAYAHRAIGECSGGEQQRLLIAQALVRRPRLLVLDEPLDSLDLPNQASVAALIGRISRSEDVAVVMVAHDVNPILPYLDRVVYLADGGAASGSPEEVITTETLSNLFRTPVEVLRASDGRLVVVGGPEAPALHTDRHVDRLVSARRAEAGHGH, from the coding sequence ATGACCGACAGCCGCCTGTGCGCCGCGGGCAACGACCCGGTGGCGGTCGTGGAGCTGCGCGGCGCCTCCGCCGCGGTCGGCGGCCGCACCCTGTGGGGCGGCGTCGATCTGACCGTCGAGTGCGGCGAGTTCGTCGCCGTCCTCGGCCCCAATGGCGTCGGCAAGTCGACCCTCATCAAGGTCCTGCTGGGCGTCCTGCCGGCCGCCGCGGGCGAGGTGCGGGTCCTGGGTCAGCGGCCCGGTGGCGCCGGCGCGCAGATCGGCTATCTCCCGCAGCGCCGCTCCTTCGACGCCTCGCTGCGCATCCGCGGCATCGACGTGGTCCGCCTGGGCCTGGACGGCGACCGCTGGGGCGTCCCGCTGCCGGGAACCGGACGCTTCGGTGCCCGCCGCCGCGCCGGACAAGCCCGGGTCGAGGAGGTCATCGAGCTGGTCGGCGCCTCGGCCTACGCGCACCGGGCGATCGGCGAGTGCTCCGGCGGCGAGCAGCAGCGCCTGCTCATCGCCCAGGCCCTGGTCCGCCGGCCCCGGCTGCTGGTGCTGGACGAGCCGCTGGACTCCCTGGACCTGCCGAACCAGGCCTCGGTCGCGGCCCTGATCGGGCGGATATCGCGCTCGGAGGACGTGGCCGTGGTGATGGTCGCGCACGACGTGAACCCGATCCTGCCCTACCTCGACCGGGTCGTGTACCTGGCCGACGGCGGCGCGGCCTCCGGGAGCCCGGAGGAGGTCATCACCACCGAGACCCTGTCGAACCTGTTCCGCACGCCGGTCGAGGTGCTGCGGGCCTCGGACGGACGGCTCGTGGTGGTCGGCGGACCGGAGGCCCCGGCGCTGCATACCGATCGGCACGTCGATCGCCTTGTCAGTGCCAGGCGTGCGGAGGCCGGCCATGGCCACTGA
- a CDS encoding metal ABC transporter permease, producing the protein MATDSGLSWNPITDIQQMWQLDSMVNAYRAGTIVAVLAAVVGWFMVLRRQTFAGHTVALAGFPGAAAAVFLGMSASWGYFGFCVGAGAVIAALARNGKGGMAEESALTGIVQAFTLACGMLFVALYKGFLNGVNALLFGSFLGVTPGDIAVLAVVAAAVLAVMALIGRPLLFASVDPGVAEARGVPSRMLGVLFLVLLGATTAEVSQITGSLLVFALLVMPAATAQRLTARPALSLVLSVLFALAVTWFGLGAAYFSPYPIGFWITTFAFGCYLLANVYGFVVRWRGTGRRHVAEALGVS; encoded by the coding sequence ATGGCCACTGACTCCGGCCTGTCCTGGAACCCGATCACCGACATCCAGCAGATGTGGCAGCTGGACTCGATGGTGAACGCCTACCGGGCCGGCACCATCGTCGCCGTCCTGGCCGCCGTCGTCGGCTGGTTCATGGTCCTGCGACGCCAGACCTTCGCCGGCCACACCGTCGCGTTGGCCGGCTTCCCCGGCGCCGCGGCCGCGGTCTTCCTCGGCATGAGCGCTTCCTGGGGCTACTTCGGGTTCTGCGTCGGCGCCGGAGCGGTCATCGCGGCGCTGGCGCGCAACGGCAAGGGCGGGATGGCCGAGGAGTCCGCGCTCACCGGGATCGTGCAGGCCTTCACCCTGGCCTGCGGGATGCTTTTCGTCGCGCTGTACAAGGGCTTCCTCAACGGCGTCAACGCGCTGCTGTTCGGCAGCTTCCTCGGTGTGACGCCCGGCGACATCGCGGTGCTCGCCGTGGTCGCGGCCGCGGTGCTGGCCGTCATGGCCCTGATCGGACGGCCGCTGTTGTTCGCCTCGGTCGACCCGGGCGTGGCCGAGGCCCGGGGCGTCCCGTCGCGGATGCTGGGCGTGCTGTTCCTGGTGCTGCTGGGCGCCACGACCGCCGAGGTCTCGCAGATCACCGGCTCGCTGCTGGTGTTCGCGCTGCTGGTGATGCCGGCCGCGACGGCGCAGCGGCTCACTGCGCGCCCGGCGCTGAGCCTGGTCCTGTCGGTGCTGTTCGCCCTGGCTGTGACGTGGTTCGGGCTGGGCGCGGCGTACTTCTCGCCGTACCCGATCGGCTTCTGGATCACCACGTTCGCGTTCGGTTGCTACCTGCTGGCGAACGTGTACGGGTTCGTTGTGCGGTGGCGCGGGACCGGCCGGCGGCATGTGGCGGAAGCTTTGGGGGTCTCATGA
- a CDS encoding metal ABC transporter permease: MSMFSHPFMVYALLGGTGIAAACGVVGFFLVLRAQVFTGDALSHVAFTGALAALAFGVDLRIGLFTATIAVALLLGALGRRGRADDVVIGNVFAWILGLGVFFLTMYTTDRSGSGNGAATVNVLFGSILGLSAGQAQTALWIGLGVVAVLLAIARPLLFATLDEAVAAARGVPVRVLAFVFLALVGAATAEATQAVGALLLLGLLAAPAGTALALTDRPFRGLALAAALAVGEMWAGLTLAYFVPRMPPSFSITAVATAVYAGAMVYRAVGRRRAESLTKTSRTTTHNTAAPQAKYCTAVSSPTRVATNPTPTTGTPTPR, encoded by the coding sequence ATGAGCATGTTCAGCCATCCGTTCATGGTCTACGCGCTGCTCGGCGGAACCGGCATCGCGGCGGCCTGCGGCGTGGTCGGCTTCTTCCTGGTGCTGCGCGCCCAGGTCTTCACCGGCGACGCCCTGTCGCACGTGGCGTTCACCGGTGCCCTGGCGGCGCTGGCGTTCGGCGTGGACCTGCGCATCGGCCTGTTCACCGCGACGATCGCGGTGGCGCTGCTGCTCGGCGCGCTGGGCCGGCGCGGCCGGGCCGACGACGTGGTGATCGGCAACGTCTTCGCCTGGATCCTCGGCCTCGGCGTGTTCTTCCTGACGATGTACACCACCGACCGCTCCGGTTCGGGCAACGGCGCGGCGACGGTCAACGTCCTGTTCGGCTCGATCCTGGGCCTGTCCGCGGGCCAGGCCCAGACCGCGCTGTGGATCGGCCTCGGCGTGGTCGCGGTCCTGCTGGCCATCGCCCGCCCGCTGCTGTTCGCGACCCTGGACGAGGCCGTCGCCGCCGCCCGCGGCGTCCCGGTCAGGGTGCTGGCCTTCGTGTTCCTGGCCCTGGTCGGCGCCGCCACCGCCGAAGCCACCCAGGCCGTCGGCGCCCTGCTGCTGCTCGGCCTGCTGGCCGCCCCGGCCGGCACCGCTCTGGCCCTGACCGACCGCCCCTTCCGCGGCCTGGCCCTGGCCGCCGCCCTGGCGGTGGGGGAGATGTGGGCCGGCCTGACGCTGGCGTACTTCGTGCCGCGGATGCCGCCGAGTTTCTCGATCACGGCGGTCGCCACGGCGGTGTACGCCGGTGCGATGGTCTACCGGGCGGTCGGGCGGCGGCGGGCTGAAAGCCTCACCAAGACCAGCAGGACCACCACACACAACACCGCGGCCCCCCAAGCGAAGTACTGCACCGCGGTGAGCAGCCCCACCCGCGTCGCGACGAACCCGACGCCCACCACCGGCACACCGACCCCGAGGTAG
- a CDS encoding ArsR/SmtB family transcription factor has product MASRTATELTHPPRAELRFTAVMAALSDPMRLAIVARLAEVEPDGEMACGEVQLPVSKSTQSGHFRTLREAGVIRQRDEGTRRLNRLRRADLDELFPGLLDLAIPQGREVLAGF; this is encoded by the coding sequence ATGGCCAGCCGCACCGCCACCGAGCTCACCCACCCGCCGCGCGCCGAACTCCGCTTCACCGCTGTCATGGCGGCCTTGAGCGACCCGATGCGCCTGGCGATCGTCGCCCGCCTCGCCGAGGTCGAGCCGGACGGTGAGATGGCCTGCGGGGAGGTCCAGCTCCCGGTGAGCAAGTCGACCCAGAGCGGCCACTTCCGGACGCTGCGCGAAGCCGGCGTCATCCGCCAGCGGGACGAGGGGACCCGGCGGCTGAACCGGTTGCGGCGCGCCGACCTCGACGAGCTGTTCCCGGGGCTGCTCGATCTGGCGATCCCGCAGGGGCGCGAGGTGTTGGCCGGGTTCTAG
- a CDS encoding nuclear transport factor 2 family protein: MISSAPTPADVVRTLSAEVSRLVSLSADPGLDPARREEQLDRLAALYGEATDVRHPFSPLGDTPRLSRADVREHFAGARVPAETLSAIDVHVHETADPEVVITEFRYEGVCGGRPFSWPCIFVTRVRDGVIIESRDYTDHVGAARAFGGLDALAAALTAG, from the coding sequence ATGATCAGCAGCGCACCGACCCCCGCCGACGTCGTCAGAACCCTGTCCGCTGAAGTGAGCCGCCTGGTCTCCCTGTCCGCCGACCCCGGCCTCGACCCCGCGCGGCGCGAAGAGCAGCTCGATCGGCTGGCCGCGCTGTACGGGGAGGCGACCGACGTCCGGCACCCCTTCTCCCCGCTCGGCGACACGCCCCGCCTGAGCCGCGCCGACGTCCGGGAGCACTTCGCCGGCGCCCGCGTCCCCGCCGAGACCTTGTCAGCGATCGATGTCCATGTGCACGAGACCGCCGACCCGGAAGTGGTCATCACCGAGTTCCGCTACGAGGGAGTATGCGGGGGCCGACCGTTCTCGTGGCCTTGCATCTTCGTGACGCGGGTGCGCGACGGCGTGATCATCGAATCGCGCGACTACACCGACCACGTCGGGGCGGCCCGAGCCTTCGGCGGGCTCGACGCGCTCGCCGCGGCGCTGACCGCCGGTTAG
- a CDS encoding TetR/AcrR family transcriptional regulator — MRTDARLNRERILTAAEEVFGAQGSAGSTEEVARRAEVGIATVFRHFPTKDQLIEATLVRSFERRIELARQLASAAEPGDALRTLVRAMIEDGPTKITLATLLSSDGAVPPAAEEASHRLREAVGVVLQRAQQANAVRSAVTVDEVYFLVRGLAQAAAASPVSEATMNGAIDVVLTGLAGSG, encoded by the coding sequence ATGCGCACCGACGCCCGCCTCAACCGCGAGCGCATCCTCACCGCGGCCGAGGAAGTCTTCGGCGCACAGGGCAGCGCCGGCTCCACCGAGGAGGTCGCGCGGCGCGCGGAAGTGGGCATCGCGACCGTCTTCCGCCACTTCCCGACCAAGGACCAGCTGATCGAGGCCACGCTGGTCCGCAGCTTCGAGCGCCGCATCGAGTTGGCCCGGCAGCTGGCCTCGGCCGCCGAGCCCGGGGATGCGCTGCGCACCCTGGTCCGCGCGATGATCGAGGACGGGCCGACGAAGATCACCCTCGCCACCCTGCTCTCGTCCGACGGCGCCGTCCCGCCTGCCGCCGAGGAGGCCTCCCACCGGCTTCGCGAAGCCGTGGGCGTGGTGCTTCAGCGGGCGCAGCAGGCGAATGCTGTCCGCTCCGCAGTCACCGTCGACGAGGTGTACTTCCTCGTTCGCGGTCTCGCCCAAGCCGCGGCGGCCTCCCCGGTTTCAGAGGCGACGATGAACGGTGCGATCGACGTGGTGCTCACCGGGCTCGCCGGCTCGGGCTGA
- a CDS encoding Type 1 glutamine amidotransferase-like domain-containing protein, with amino-acid sequence MAADGRKHILAIGGGALMPRETLPLYFEQAMRLSGKPRPRMCVLNTAEGDSPAATVRFYDRLADGPAEVRHLALFPMPNVADPEDFLLSQDVIWVGGGSVANMLAVWRVHGLDDVFRKAWNAGVVLLGSSAGGICWFEGGTTDSFGPVLRPFTDGLGMLKGSYCPHYESEARRRPLFQRLVQDGTLPDGFACDDGVAVHFVDDEPAEVVADRPEGRAYSVRRGQDGDVVESALPVRFLGASE; translated from the coding sequence ATGGCTGCAGACGGACGCAAGCACATCCTGGCTATCGGCGGCGGGGCCCTCATGCCCCGCGAGACCCTCCCGCTCTACTTCGAGCAGGCGATGAGGCTCAGCGGCAAGCCGCGGCCGAGGATGTGCGTACTGAACACCGCCGAAGGCGACAGCCCCGCCGCCACAGTGCGCTTCTACGACCGTCTCGCCGACGGCCCGGCGGAGGTCCGGCACCTGGCCCTGTTCCCGATGCCGAACGTCGCAGACCCCGAAGACTTCCTGCTGTCGCAGGACGTCATCTGGGTCGGCGGCGGGAGCGTGGCGAACATGCTGGCGGTCTGGCGCGTCCACGGCCTCGACGACGTCTTCCGCAAGGCCTGGAACGCCGGCGTGGTCCTGCTGGGCTCCAGCGCCGGCGGCATCTGCTGGTTCGAGGGCGGCACCACCGACTCCTTCGGCCCGGTCCTGCGCCCGTTCACCGACGGGCTGGGGATGTTGAAGGGCTCGTACTGCCCGCACTACGAGTCGGAGGCACGGCGGCGGCCACTGTTCCAGCGCCTGGTGCAGGACGGGACGCTGCCAGACGGGTTCGCGTGCGACGACGGGGTCGCCGTGCACTTCGTGGACGACGAGCCGGCGGAGGTCGTCGCGGACCGGCCCGAGGGGCGGGCGTACTCGGTGCGGCGGGGTCAGGACGGGGATGTGGTGGAGAGTGCGTTGCCGGTGCGGTTCTTGGGCGCGTCGGAGTAA
- a CDS encoding SAM-dependent methyltransferase, whose product MDAIDVAELALSLPDIDPSQPSPARIYDFWLGGSQNFEADREAGRRAADAMPTLVGAIRANRAFLGRVVRHLVGTAGISQFLDLGSGVPTVGNVHEVAMELDPEARVVYVDVDQVAIAHARMLLSQTPNAVAILADLRRPDSVLAHPLLRQTLDLSKPVAVLMNAVLHFVPDGDDPAGIVSAYVDAVAPGSYLALSHAAPDLAHPGEQQQMLDDYQRSTRVPFINREPEVIQGWLAGLEIQPPGLVTVDQWQPEPTAAETPILRTYGVLARKPA is encoded by the coding sequence ATGGACGCGATCGACGTTGCGGAGCTGGCCTTGAGTCTTCCGGACATTGACCCCTCGCAGCCCAGTCCGGCGCGCATCTACGACTTCTGGCTCGGCGGCAGCCAGAACTTCGAGGCGGACCGCGAGGCCGGGCGGCGGGCCGCCGACGCCATGCCCACGCTGGTCGGGGCGATCCGGGCCAACCGCGCCTTCCTCGGGCGGGTGGTGCGCCATCTGGTCGGCACGGCCGGCATCAGCCAGTTCCTGGACCTCGGGTCCGGTGTGCCGACCGTGGGCAACGTCCACGAGGTGGCGATGGAGCTCGATCCCGAGGCGCGCGTCGTCTACGTGGACGTGGACCAGGTCGCCATCGCGCATGCCCGCATGCTGCTGTCCCAGACCCCCAACGCGGTGGCGATCCTGGCGGATCTGCGGCGTCCCGACAGCGTGCTGGCGCATCCCCTGCTGCGGCAGACGCTGGACCTGTCCAAGCCGGTCGCCGTCCTGATGAACGCGGTCCTGCACTTCGTCCCCGACGGCGACGACCCGGCCGGCATCGTCTCGGCCTACGTCGACGCCGTCGCGCCGGGCAGCTACCTGGCGCTGTCGCACGCGGCCCCGGACCTGGCGCACCCCGGCGAGCAGCAGCAGATGCTGGACGACTACCAGCGCTCCACGCGGGTGCCGTTCATCAACCGGGAGCCCGAGGTGATCCAGGGGTGGCTGGCCGGCCTGGAGATCCAGCCGCCCGGGCTGGTCACCGTCGACCAGTGGCAGCCGGAGCCGACCGCCGCCGAGACGCCGATCTTGCGCACCTACGGTGTGTTGGCGCGCAAGCCGGCGTAG